The Phoenix dactylifera cultivar Barhee BC4 chromosome 9, palm_55x_up_171113_PBpolish2nd_filt_p, whole genome shotgun sequence genome window below encodes:
- the LOC103715837 gene encoding protein RTF1 homolog codes for MADLENLLLQAAGRTGTSGRKNNHSRPQSRWRREGSYSDGSDSKDDDSDNPRYNKRKPAGSQVPLKKRLDPPEKDKRSGWADDDDDDDDRHSDDESDSAPSVGSDLYRDEADKEELGKMSELDRELILAERSTKIDDYKLKKMARASSAKMEKSQKESPPPLPYRSRSSARTDRTAAKSALDELRAKRMRQQAPEGYRSRFKDAIGDGGSSGAGNQDMSPPKHRSAASPPSDLSNDRESGGRMDSEDERFPGNNKMEDDLLDDSPSRLDPLKFEDIKDITIRRSKLVKWFREPFFEELILGCFVRVQVGSRSGARYKLFLVRNVEAADPSRQYKLEHHTTYKLLNLTWGNMSVKYEMAYVSDSPVLEKEFKEWQHEVEKSGGRMPTRQDVQDKKEAIQKINNFVYSAATVKQMLQEKKSASGRPINVAAEKDRLRKEMEVAESRRDEVEVERIRARLKELEDMSRQAEQKDAKAVRLAEMNRKNRAENFRNASELKPVNTSLKAGEAGYDPFSRRWTRSRNYYVSKPGGEGNAAAANGNNGSATTGNGDAGAVGPLSGVEAGVAATAAALEAAAGAGKLVDTSAPVDQGTESNTLHDFELSISLAALQKFGGPQAVHLNFMSRKQKIEATTGYKVPDSDGRRHALTLTVSDYKRRRGLL; via the coding sequence ATGGCAGACTTGGAGAACCTGCTGTTGCAGGCAGCAGGGAGAACGGGCACATCTGGGAGGAAGAACAACCACTCTCGCCCTCAGTCAAGGTGGCGAAGGGAGGGCTCGTACTCTGATGGAAGTGATTCCAAGGATGATGACTCTGATAACCCTAGGTACAATAAAAGGAAACCAGCAGGCTCTCAAGTCCCTCTTAAGAAGAGGCTCGACCCGCCTGAGAAAGACAAGAGGAGTGGTTGGGCGgatgacgacgacgacgatgacGACAGGCACAGCGATGATGAATCTGACAGCGCTCCATCAGTTGGAAGTGATCTTTACAGGGATGAAGCGGATAAGGAGGAACTAGGAAAGATGTCTGAGCTGGACCGGGAGCTGATACTAGCAGAGCGGAGCACGAAGATAGATGATTACAAATTGAAAAAGATGGCAAGAGCATCATCAGCAAAAATGGAGAAGTCCCAGAAAGAAAGCCCTCCCCCTCTTCCGTACCGCAGCCGCTCATCAGCCCGCACAGATAGGACTGCCGCCAAGAGTGCCTTAGATGAGCTGCGTGCCAAGAGGATGAGACAGCAAGCTCCAGAGGGTTATCGTAGTAGATTCAAGGATGCAATTGGAGATGGAGGTAGCAGTGGTGCTGGTAATCAGGATATGTCTCCTCCCAAACATAGATCAGCAGCCAGTCCTCCTAGTGATTTGAGCAATGACCGTGAAAGCGGAGGCAGAATGGATAGTGAGGATGAGAGGTTCCCAGGGaacaacaaaatggaggatgATTTATTAGATGATTCCCCATCCAGATTGGATCCACTGAAGTTTGAGGATATCAAAGATATAACGATTCGGAGGTCGAAGCTGGTGAAGTGGTTCAGGGAACCTTTCTTTGAAGAGCTCATTCTTGGGTGCTTTGTAAGAGTCCAGGTTGGGTCTCGATCTGGTGCCAGATATAAGCTTTTCTTAGTTCGTAATGTGGAAGCAGCTGACCCTAGTAGACAGTACAAGCTGGAGCATCATACAACTTACAAGTTGTTGAACTTGACATGGGGTAATATGTCAGTGAAGTATGAGATGGCTTACGTTTCAGACTCTCCGGTGCTCGAGAAGGAGTTTAAGGAATGGCAACACGAGGTTGAAAAGAGTGGTGGTCGGATGCCAACccgtcaggatgtgcaggataAGAAGGAAGCTATTCAGAAGATCAACAACTTTGTCTATTCAGCAGCCACCGTGAAACAGATGCTGCAAGAGAAGAAGTCAGCCTCGGGGAGGCCAATCAATGTTGCAGCTGAGAAGGATCGGTTGAGGAAGGAGATGGAAGTGGCGGAGAGTCGGCGAGATGAGGTAGAAGTGGAAAGGATCCGAGCAAGGCTGAAGGAGTTAGAGGACATGTCTCGGCAAGCAGAACAGAAGGATGCAAAAGCTGTTAGATTGGCTGAGATGAATAGGAAGAACCGAGCTGAGAACTTTAGGAATGCCTCAGAGTTGAAGCCAGTGAACACAAGCTTAAAGGCTGGGGAGGCAGGTTATGATCCCTTTTCTAGGAGGTGGACTAGGTCCAGGAATTATTATGTGTCAAAGCCTGGGGGGGAGGGGAATGCAGCCGCTGCAAATGGTAATAATGGAAGTGCAACAACAGGTAATGGAGATGCAGGTGCTGTGGGGCCACTGAGTGGAGTTGAGGCTGGTGTAGCAGCCACTGCTGCAGCTCTGGAGGCAGCAGCCGGTGCAGGGAAGTTGGTAGATACGAGTGCACCAGTGGACCAGGGTACAGAATCAAACACGCTGCATGATTTTGAGTTGTCAATCTCTTTGGCTGCCCTGCAGAAGTTTGGGGGTCCTCAAGCTGTTCATTTGAATTTTATGTCAAGGAAACAGAAGATAGAAGCAACAACTGGATACAAAGTTCCAGACAGTGATGGGCGGCGACATGCTTTAACTTTGACAGTCAGTGACTACAAGAGACGGAGGGGTCTGCTTTGA